The following are encoded in a window of Amblyraja radiata isolate CabotCenter1 chromosome 7, sAmbRad1.1.pri, whole genome shotgun sequence genomic DNA:
- the nfe2l2 gene encoding nuclear factor erythroid 2-related factor 2 isoform X1: MMEIERPLAQQQQQQNLDLIDILWRQDIDLGVVREDFDYNYRQKEHELEKQKKLEKEKQEQLQKERESALLAQLQLDEETGEFVAIRPAKQSAAIIPGGISESAQIAKTAERDDEALSFDECMQLLAESFPFVEGIESHTVGPEPPVPVPAQTSSQSMAPYQAQQTATSNFSSTTPETNSLEDLEQTWQELLSIPELQCLYMQNDNITSTGSAGYTSKNTPSEIPSDAYNFSANLPGHHMAGANTSLLSLFEDVMPPESPTLHPLKTNTSDVMNLSYGHSPFSDQLFSMPLNVPRNGNISQGINMNESLTSILDDAILEQINVSHLKVDKEFECMEPSKLPEVLDSDSGLSMTSSPSETSPDNSVQSSICGDPSPGYSDSDGDEMESSPGCVQPELAEMYPMHFQNDGHYQAPSLDLVQSNSSLNLYTKEPKDDQPVSPGHSKSPFVKDKHSRRMEARLSRDEQRAKSLNVPFSIRKIINLPVDDFNEMVSKYQLNEAQLALIRDIRRRGKNKVAAQNCRKRKLENIVGLEHDMDQLKDEKEDLLQEKGEHAKNLLHLKQQLNNLYHEVFSMLRDEDGNPYSPSEYSLQQTADGSVFLVPRSKKLEIKRE, translated from the exons ATGATGGAGATTGAGCGTCCGCtggcgcagcagcagcagcagcag AACTTAGATTTAATTGACATCCTGTGGAGGCAGGACATAGATCTCGGTGTTGTCCGTGAAGATTTTGATTATAACTACAGACAAAAGGAGCACGAACTAGAGAAACAGAAGAAACTTGAGAAGGAGAAACAAGAACAGTTGCAGAAGGAACGTGAGAGCGCTCTGCTGGCCCAGCTGCAGTTAGATGAAGAGACGGGCGAATTTGTCGCAATCCGACCGGCAAAGCAGAGTGCAGCCATAATCCCAGGAGGAATCTCGGAATCTGCGCAG ATTGCAAAGACAGCAGAGAGAGATGATGAAGCTTTGTCGTTTGATGAATGTATGCAGCTCCTTGCGGAATCGTTCCCATTTGTAGAGGGTATAGAG TCTCATACAGTTGGACCTGAGCCTCCCGTTCCAGTTCCAGCTCAAACCAGTTCACAGTCGATGGCTCCTTACCAAGCTCAACAAACTGCTACTTCAAACTTTTCATCCACAACACCTGAAACAAACTCTCTGGAGGATTTGGAGCAAACCTGGCAAGAGCTGCTCTCAATCCCGGAGCTTCAG TGTCTGTACATGCAGAATGATAACATCACCAGTACTGGATCTGCAGGATATACTTCCAAGAACACACCTTCTGAGATACCAAGTGACGCCTATAACTTCAGTGCAAATCTGCCAGGTCACCATATGGCTGGCGCCAACACCAGCCTCCTCTCCCTCTTCGAAGACGTAATGCCACCCGAAAGCCCCACACTACACCCACTCAAAACCAATACCTCTGATGTCATGAACCTTTCATACGGCCACAGTCCTTTCAGCGATCAGCTTTTCTCCATGCCTCTGAATGTCCCGAGGAACGGCAATATTTCCCAGGGCATCAACATGAACGAGTCCCTCACCAGCATTCTGGACGATGCCATTCTTGAACAAATCAACGTCTCTCACTTGAAGGTGGATAAAGAATTTGAGTGTATGGAGCCATCAAAATTGCCTGAAGTTCTGGATTCTGACTCGGGCCTGTCCATGACCTCAAGTCCCAGTGAAACCTCGCCAGATAATTCAGTGCAATCGTCCATTTGTGGTGACCCATCCCCAGGTTACAGTGACTCTGATGGAGACGAGATGGAAAGCAGCCCTGGCTGTGTACAGCCAGAATTGGCAGAGATGTACCCAATGCATTTCCAAAACGATGGCCACTATCAGGCACCCTCTCTTGATCTTGTGCAGTCAAACTCTAGCCTCAACCTTTACACGAAAGAACCAAAGGATGACCAGCCAGTGAGCCCTGGCCACAGTAAATCCCCCTTTGTCAAAGACAAGCATTCCAGACGCATGGAAGCTCGGCTCAGTCGAGATGAGCAACGGGCCAAATCACTCAATGTCCCTTTCTCCATCAGAAAGATCATTAACCTTCCCGTCGACGATTTCAATGAAATGGTTTCTAAGTACCAGCTGAACGAGGCTCAGCTGGCCCTCATTCGTGACATCCGCCGCCGCGGCAAAAACAAGGTTGCGGCGCAGAACTGCCGCAAGCGTAAACTGGAAAATATCGTGGGCCTCGAACACGATATGGATCAGCTTAAGGATGAGAAAGAGGATCTTCTCCAAGAAAAGGGAGAGCATGCCAAAAACCTCCTCCATCTCAAGCAGCAGCTGAACAACCTGTACCACGAGGTTTTTAGCATGCTGAGAGATGAAGATGGCAATCCCTACTCTCCATCTGAATACTCACTACAGCAGACGGCTGACGGCAGTGTGTTCCTCGTTCCCCGGAGCAAGAAACTAGAGATAAAGAGAGAATGA
- the nfe2l2 gene encoding nuclear factor erythroid 2-related factor 2 isoform X2 has product MMEIERPLAQQQQQNLDLIDILWRQDIDLGVVREDFDYNYRQKEHELEKQKKLEKEKQEQLQKERESALLAQLQLDEETGEFVAIRPAKQSAAIIPGGISESAQIAKTAERDDEALSFDECMQLLAESFPFVEGIESHTVGPEPPVPVPAQTSSQSMAPYQAQQTATSNFSSTTPETNSLEDLEQTWQELLSIPELQCLYMQNDNITSTGSAGYTSKNTPSEIPSDAYNFSANLPGHHMAGANTSLLSLFEDVMPPESPTLHPLKTNTSDVMNLSYGHSPFSDQLFSMPLNVPRNGNISQGINMNESLTSILDDAILEQINVSHLKVDKEFECMEPSKLPEVLDSDSGLSMTSSPSETSPDNSVQSSICGDPSPGYSDSDGDEMESSPGCVQPELAEMYPMHFQNDGHYQAPSLDLVQSNSSLNLYTKEPKDDQPVSPGHSKSPFVKDKHSRRMEARLSRDEQRAKSLNVPFSIRKIINLPVDDFNEMVSKYQLNEAQLALIRDIRRRGKNKVAAQNCRKRKLENIVGLEHDMDQLKDEKEDLLQEKGEHAKNLLHLKQQLNNLYHEVFSMLRDEDGNPYSPSEYSLQQTADGSVFLVPRSKKLEIKRE; this is encoded by the exons ATGATGGAGATTGAGCGTCCGCtggcgcagcagcagcag CAGAACTTAGATTTAATTGACATCCTGTGGAGGCAGGACATAGATCTCGGTGTTGTCCGTGAAGATTTTGATTATAACTACAGACAAAAGGAGCACGAACTAGAGAAACAGAAGAAACTTGAGAAGGAGAAACAAGAACAGTTGCAGAAGGAACGTGAGAGCGCTCTGCTGGCCCAGCTGCAGTTAGATGAAGAGACGGGCGAATTTGTCGCAATCCGACCGGCAAAGCAGAGTGCAGCCATAATCCCAGGAGGAATCTCGGAATCTGCGCAG ATTGCAAAGACAGCAGAGAGAGATGATGAAGCTTTGTCGTTTGATGAATGTATGCAGCTCCTTGCGGAATCGTTCCCATTTGTAGAGGGTATAGAG TCTCATACAGTTGGACCTGAGCCTCCCGTTCCAGTTCCAGCTCAAACCAGTTCACAGTCGATGGCTCCTTACCAAGCTCAACAAACTGCTACTTCAAACTTTTCATCCACAACACCTGAAACAAACTCTCTGGAGGATTTGGAGCAAACCTGGCAAGAGCTGCTCTCAATCCCGGAGCTTCAG TGTCTGTACATGCAGAATGATAACATCACCAGTACTGGATCTGCAGGATATACTTCCAAGAACACACCTTCTGAGATACCAAGTGACGCCTATAACTTCAGTGCAAATCTGCCAGGTCACCATATGGCTGGCGCCAACACCAGCCTCCTCTCCCTCTTCGAAGACGTAATGCCACCCGAAAGCCCCACACTACACCCACTCAAAACCAATACCTCTGATGTCATGAACCTTTCATACGGCCACAGTCCTTTCAGCGATCAGCTTTTCTCCATGCCTCTGAATGTCCCGAGGAACGGCAATATTTCCCAGGGCATCAACATGAACGAGTCCCTCACCAGCATTCTGGACGATGCCATTCTTGAACAAATCAACGTCTCTCACTTGAAGGTGGATAAAGAATTTGAGTGTATGGAGCCATCAAAATTGCCTGAAGTTCTGGATTCTGACTCGGGCCTGTCCATGACCTCAAGTCCCAGTGAAACCTCGCCAGATAATTCAGTGCAATCGTCCATTTGTGGTGACCCATCCCCAGGTTACAGTGACTCTGATGGAGACGAGATGGAAAGCAGCCCTGGCTGTGTACAGCCAGAATTGGCAGAGATGTACCCAATGCATTTCCAAAACGATGGCCACTATCAGGCACCCTCTCTTGATCTTGTGCAGTCAAACTCTAGCCTCAACCTTTACACGAAAGAACCAAAGGATGACCAGCCAGTGAGCCCTGGCCACAGTAAATCCCCCTTTGTCAAAGACAAGCATTCCAGACGCATGGAAGCTCGGCTCAGTCGAGATGAGCAACGGGCCAAATCACTCAATGTCCCTTTCTCCATCAGAAAGATCATTAACCTTCCCGTCGACGATTTCAATGAAATGGTTTCTAAGTACCAGCTGAACGAGGCTCAGCTGGCCCTCATTCGTGACATCCGCCGCCGCGGCAAAAACAAGGTTGCGGCGCAGAACTGCCGCAAGCGTAAACTGGAAAATATCGTGGGCCTCGAACACGATATGGATCAGCTTAAGGATGAGAAAGAGGATCTTCTCCAAGAAAAGGGAGAGCATGCCAAAAACCTCCTCCATCTCAAGCAGCAGCTGAACAACCTGTACCACGAGGTTTTTAGCATGCTGAGAGATGAAGATGGCAATCCCTACTCTCCATCTGAATACTCACTACAGCAGACGGCTGACGGCAGTGTGTTCCTCGTTCCCCGGAGCAAGAAACTAGAGATAAAGAGAGAATGA
- the nfe2l2 gene encoding nuclear factor erythroid 2-related factor 2 isoform X3, translating into MNLDLIDILWRQDIDLGVVREDFDYNYRQKEHELEKQKKLEKEKQEQLQKERESALLAQLQLDEETGEFVAIRPAKQSAAIIPGGISESAQIAKTAERDDEALSFDECMQLLAESFPFVEGIESHTVGPEPPVPVPAQTSSQSMAPYQAQQTATSNFSSTTPETNSLEDLEQTWQELLSIPELQCLYMQNDNITSTGSAGYTSKNTPSEIPSDAYNFSANLPGHHMAGANTSLLSLFEDVMPPESPTLHPLKTNTSDVMNLSYGHSPFSDQLFSMPLNVPRNGNISQGINMNESLTSILDDAILEQINVSHLKVDKEFECMEPSKLPEVLDSDSGLSMTSSPSETSPDNSVQSSICGDPSPGYSDSDGDEMESSPGCVQPELAEMYPMHFQNDGHYQAPSLDLVQSNSSLNLYTKEPKDDQPVSPGHSKSPFVKDKHSRRMEARLSRDEQRAKSLNVPFSIRKIINLPVDDFNEMVSKYQLNEAQLALIRDIRRRGKNKVAAQNCRKRKLENIVGLEHDMDQLKDEKEDLLQEKGEHAKNLLHLKQQLNNLYHEVFSMLRDEDGNPYSPSEYSLQQTADGSVFLVPRSKKLEIKRE; encoded by the exons ATG AACTTAGATTTAATTGACATCCTGTGGAGGCAGGACATAGATCTCGGTGTTGTCCGTGAAGATTTTGATTATAACTACAGACAAAAGGAGCACGAACTAGAGAAACAGAAGAAACTTGAGAAGGAGAAACAAGAACAGTTGCAGAAGGAACGTGAGAGCGCTCTGCTGGCCCAGCTGCAGTTAGATGAAGAGACGGGCGAATTTGTCGCAATCCGACCGGCAAAGCAGAGTGCAGCCATAATCCCAGGAGGAATCTCGGAATCTGCGCAG ATTGCAAAGACAGCAGAGAGAGATGATGAAGCTTTGTCGTTTGATGAATGTATGCAGCTCCTTGCGGAATCGTTCCCATTTGTAGAGGGTATAGAG TCTCATACAGTTGGACCTGAGCCTCCCGTTCCAGTTCCAGCTCAAACCAGTTCACAGTCGATGGCTCCTTACCAAGCTCAACAAACTGCTACTTCAAACTTTTCATCCACAACACCTGAAACAAACTCTCTGGAGGATTTGGAGCAAACCTGGCAAGAGCTGCTCTCAATCCCGGAGCTTCAG TGTCTGTACATGCAGAATGATAACATCACCAGTACTGGATCTGCAGGATATACTTCCAAGAACACACCTTCTGAGATACCAAGTGACGCCTATAACTTCAGTGCAAATCTGCCAGGTCACCATATGGCTGGCGCCAACACCAGCCTCCTCTCCCTCTTCGAAGACGTAATGCCACCCGAAAGCCCCACACTACACCCACTCAAAACCAATACCTCTGATGTCATGAACCTTTCATACGGCCACAGTCCTTTCAGCGATCAGCTTTTCTCCATGCCTCTGAATGTCCCGAGGAACGGCAATATTTCCCAGGGCATCAACATGAACGAGTCCCTCACCAGCATTCTGGACGATGCCATTCTTGAACAAATCAACGTCTCTCACTTGAAGGTGGATAAAGAATTTGAGTGTATGGAGCCATCAAAATTGCCTGAAGTTCTGGATTCTGACTCGGGCCTGTCCATGACCTCAAGTCCCAGTGAAACCTCGCCAGATAATTCAGTGCAATCGTCCATTTGTGGTGACCCATCCCCAGGTTACAGTGACTCTGATGGAGACGAGATGGAAAGCAGCCCTGGCTGTGTACAGCCAGAATTGGCAGAGATGTACCCAATGCATTTCCAAAACGATGGCCACTATCAGGCACCCTCTCTTGATCTTGTGCAGTCAAACTCTAGCCTCAACCTTTACACGAAAGAACCAAAGGATGACCAGCCAGTGAGCCCTGGCCACAGTAAATCCCCCTTTGTCAAAGACAAGCATTCCAGACGCATGGAAGCTCGGCTCAGTCGAGATGAGCAACGGGCCAAATCACTCAATGTCCCTTTCTCCATCAGAAAGATCATTAACCTTCCCGTCGACGATTTCAATGAAATGGTTTCTAAGTACCAGCTGAACGAGGCTCAGCTGGCCCTCATTCGTGACATCCGCCGCCGCGGCAAAAACAAGGTTGCGGCGCAGAACTGCCGCAAGCGTAAACTGGAAAATATCGTGGGCCTCGAACACGATATGGATCAGCTTAAGGATGAGAAAGAGGATCTTCTCCAAGAAAAGGGAGAGCATGCCAAAAACCTCCTCCATCTCAAGCAGCAGCTGAACAACCTGTACCACGAGGTTTTTAGCATGCTGAGAGATGAAGATGGCAATCCCTACTCTCCATCTGAATACTCACTACAGCAGACGGCTGACGGCAGTGTGTTCCTCGTTCCCCGGAGCAAGAAACTAGAGATAAAGAGAGAATGA